The nucleotide sequence CAACTGCCAGCGAAACTGTAAGTCTTTTTGCTCATTTTTCATGTTATTCTGAAAATCTCGAAGCTCATGTGAATGTAGGGTACGCTGGTCAGAGTATTTGCAACCAGCAATTGTGCAAAGATAGCTGAACTCAGACGAGGTGTTGATCACGCCGAtattttttccatttccatctcccccTCAGGACAGCTCCTGGCTGTTACTTCTGACAAAGCTACGCTTCACGTTTTTGATATTCCACATCCCTCAAAACCTCCACGATCAGAATCAGCGACTGGTCATCGACGGCTCACATCCCTTGGTGGCGGTGGTAGTCCAACGACTCCAGATTCCGATGCAAGAAACAAGTGGGGAATTCTAGGGAAACTACCTTTGATGCCCCGATTGTTCTCGGACATATATTCTTTTGCAACTGCCACATTTTCCATTGGCGAGGAGCCTTTGTCCACATCTTCTAACCCACTAACAGCAAGCGACGCTGGACCTAAAGCCTCGAAAGGTGTCATCGGATGGACTAGTGACGAGAGTCTAATTGTAGTTGGAGCGGGCACTGACAGCCGATGGGAAAAATTTATCATTGCCGAAGGTGAAGATGGCAAGCGTTACTGTATACGGGATGGTTGGAAGAGAATTATGAGAGTCGAATAAATACTGGTCGTTtttcatgtatgtatgacACGACATGGCAAGGAGCCGAATACCCCTCACGATTGGAGTTAATTAGGTTGCATTATATATGGATGGGCATTGAGCGTGTATTTGGAGGCTATTCATGCATAAGAACTTGCATATTGAGTCAACTAGGTCATAGAATCTCTTGCAAGCCAATGTTAAGGTTCTCTTACACTACATTACTAATGCCTCCGCCTATCATGCTCGTACCCCCTTGAATCATCTCTTTTTTCTCGTCGCTCACTGATCCTACCCATGTCCCTACCATCCCGTTCATAATCGCGACGCCTTGGcgcatctttttcttcatctctccgCGATCGGGAACTGTATTCATCACCCTCGTCCTCCCTTGGTGACCTTTCTCGCCGTGACCTCCTTACTTTTCCATCATCGTATGGGGATCTTCTCCTAGACTCGCGATCTCGATCCCGGTCTCTATTATAGCCATGAGACCTATGCCGAGATCGATGGCcatcatccaaatcttcctcatccttgATCCGCCTAGATCTATGGTGATGTCTATGCTTTCTGCTCTTTTCAGACCTCTCAGATTTGCTTCCTCCTTTGGCCTTTGCCAGTGCTTTTGCgacctcttctttcttctcctcgatGAGAAATGCTTTCATCGGatcgtcttcatcatggTCCCTGATTAGCAGCGCCaattccctctcctctttgaGCATTGGTCTCtgttcttcttcgtcttcgctATTCTCACTCTCCCCATCGgtccttctcctcttccgcctctcatctccttctccatctagCTCCTCATTCAGATCCATTCCagtatcttcttctccctccttccTCTTGTACCTCGTATGGTCTACTTTCAGTGTCCTGCCCGCAATTACTGCGCCTCCCAAATTATCGACAGCTAAATCCGTACTCCTCTGATCCTCATATTTCAGGAATGCAAACCCTTTAGATTTTCCAGTTTCTTTGTCCCGtattaaattgatatatgtAGGCTCGCCATATTGTGAGAATATAGTCAGGATATCGCCTTCGGAGAGCTCAAAGGGAAGACCGCCTATGTAGATGTAAGCTGTGTCGCGATAATCCGTATGCCACGAGGCGGATGGAGAACTAGAGAATAGTTAGTTTGGCAACGAATTTAAAATAACTGCTAACTTACACTCCATTCTCCAATTCACGTCTATTAAGCTCTTGAATCTGACGAATGCTATTCATATTGTTGTGCGTAAGGAATGAGTTGTAACAAATGCACCAGGTAGGTGAGGCGGAAGAAGCAAGGACAAGGCtgtaaaataataaatttgggCCCCTGCCTCGCGTGTTCCACTGCATTGATTTACGTTCACAACTTTATGAAGCTTCCCCAAACCACAGAACTTGATGAGGTCTAGAATAGCCAATGCGATAAATACGGAATTCATTGATCTTTTACCTCCCATATATCGGATGGGAAATTTTGGGGCCGGGAGAAACCAACGACAGTTACTCAGGCTTCAAAGATTGTCCTACAAACTGCATGGTTACGAGTGCAATACAGGGGAAAGGAAGTAAATAAACCTCCAAAACAGCGGATATGGCAAACAACAGGGCATCGACGTATACGCAAGCTACGACATCAAcggatgatgaggagaaaaaggataTGTGGTCGTCCATGCTGGATGGAGTCGCAAGTGGAAAACGATTACCGGAGAAGAATATACTTGTGCTAGGTACTGCTGCAGCATCCTGAGTGTGCCAAAGAGAGGATATACTAATATGAAATAGGAGGAACAGCGGATTCACAGAAAGAATTTCTAGAGGCTTTGTCAGTGGATGAGACCAGGAAATCTCAGGATAGACAAAGTAGCAAACAACCTCCTATCGCAAACAACTTTGCTTTGGGATACACATATCATGATGTTTTGGATGCGGATCATGAAGGTATGCTTCATTTGGCGCAGTTGACTACTTCAGCGAGAACCTAACTCTATCTAGATATTTTGGCTCGATTGTCCTTATACTTACTCGCCGACCCTTCGCCCTCCTTCACGCCTCTGATGCAACCACTTCTCACACCACAAACAATCCCAAATACTCTTATTGTCATATTACTAGACTGGTCGCAACCATGGTTCTGGCTGAAAGAACTGCGGGACTGGATACGTCTTCTGCGGCCGTTACTGATATCCCTGGATGAGGATTGTAaggagaaaatggaagaggTAATGATAAGTTGGAGGGATAGAGGGCGTGGTGGAAGCACTTTAGATGGTGGAGGGAGCACTGCCACCGAGGGGGATGTTAGCTTGCCGTTGGGTCCTGGAGAATGGGAAGAGGCTTTGGGTTTACCACTATGTGTGGTTTGTCAAAACGTAGGCTCTTTTCTGCAGGCGCATATGTGCTATATTAACAGGTGTCTAGTCTGACAAAATCGAAACGTTGGAAAAGGAACGGtcttggagagaagatgaatttgattaCGTTCTACAGTTTCTGCGCACAATCCTCCTCAAGCGTGAGTTTTCTATTTACAACAATTCAACACATGCTAATTATATTAGATGGGGCATCCCTCATATACACAACGCCAGGGGTTATTAGTCCTCTGCAAGGCTTAATACACTCCTCTCTCGGCAtacattctcttctcaaaaGGCAACCTATCAGACACAATCTTATTGATCGCGACAAGGTAGTTGTGCCGCCAAATTGGGACTCTTGGGGTAAAATCAGAGTCCTGCGCGAAGGTTTCAATGTAGAGGAAGTGAACAAAGGCTGGTCACTTGACATCGAAGAAGATACTTCTAGCGATGAGAGTAGTACACACTCACAACCACCGTTGCCAGTGCCTGAAAGTGCGGTATTGGCATACGAAGAAGTCATTCGAGATCCCAGTCTCGATGCCCTGCAAGCCACATCTGCAGAATCACAAGGTCTTAAGTTGGAAGTATCTAGCCTTGACGCTCAGAGTTTCCTGGCTTCTCAAGTCGAAATTTTACACACAATTAGTCAAGGGCCAGATGTCTCGAGTGTAGATAGCAGTCGCTTGGTTAATGGTCGCAAGGTGTCTAGTGAATACGGGAATGGGGAGGAGAAAGTATCTGATGAAGGAAGAGTTAGTGAGCATATCGGCCCGGTACAGTTTAACATGGGCGGTATTCAGGTCGATGCCGATGACATGTTGCAAAGATTACGGGTAAGTGCTTTTCCTTACCTAGAGATTTTGGGCAAAACTAACCAGGCGCAGGAACGACAAGCATATTCTTCACCAGAGTCGGCAGCACCAGGCAGTCGTACTGATCCATCGGCGGAAGGCAAAGTTCAAAACGAAGCATTGGCATCTTTCTTTGCCGGGTTAATGAAGCGAGGCGGGAGCGCTCAGGGTACTCCTAAACCAGGAGCTTCGTCTTGAGTGTAAACTCTGCCTTTTCAGAACAGCACAGAAGGCACAATGAGCCAGAGACTCTATCCTGGCATTCGCCGAGTCAATGTTTGAAAGCAGACGATAATTGATGCGGGAAGGGAGCCGTAGTTGAATGAGGAAGAGTAAGTGCCTTTTTGCATGATACCCGGAGGGCTGGTTAGATGTAAACTTATACATTTGTTCATTTGTTCCATATCGGTGGATCTGATTCAGACAGTTCGTGGTATGCTTCTTGTAAAGATAAGGTGATATGTTGGAGAGAAAGACATACTACTCTAATTGaggtggagaagaaaagcCGCGTCCTGTGACTTTCAATTAAAGTCAATAAAATCAcgataattaattatttcagatatgcaacaagacTTTTCCAAGTGAAAGGACAAACATATTATTGGCTGGTTCCTTTCACCAAAAGTGAAGATCGTGTTTGCTGGTGAACCATGATTGGTCTGTGTTCATGTATTCTTCTCTAGTCTTTCGTGAAAAGAGAAACgctattctatatttatgCTTCGTCCTGTCCTTTTCCATCTACGCCTTCTATCACACATGGCTTGGAACCTACTCCCGATATCTCTGCAACAATTGATCATCCCAACTATTTATATCACATCAGTTTCTAGCTGGGTTTTCATCTTCGAGACTAAAACAACTCACCTTAAAAACCTCCCATTTAGCCCCTCATCC is from Botrytis cinerea B05.10 chromosome 8, complete sequence and encodes:
- the Bchsv2 gene encoding Bchsv2 yields the protein MNTRPLIENSRNPTALSASFNHDASCFAVGLDTGFRVFNTEACQQRVARDFNGGVGTAQMLGNTNYIALVGGGKQPKFAQNKVIIWDDLKAKVAAQVSVLTSVRGVRITRTHIVVALLNSIRVYHFQSNPTLYQAYETASNPNGLCCLSASILIFPGRTAGQVQVVELNSGNVSIIPAHTGALRALALSRDDEIIATASETGTLVRVFATSNCAKIAELRRGVDHADIFSISISPSGQLLAVTSDKATLHVFDIPHPSKPPRSESATGHRRLTSLGGGGSPTTPDSDARNKWGILGKLPLMPRLFSDIYSFATATFSIGEEPLSTSSNPLTASDAGPKASKGVIGWTSDESLIVVGAGTDSRWEKFIIAEGEDGKRYCIRDGWKRIMRVE